The genomic interval TTGTTCTATCGAAGGTCGACCGAACCATGCGGGAAGAACTAATTAGAGAATACATGCCGTTCATACTTAGTTGCGCATCCAAACAGTCCGGCCGGTACATAAGACAGGGCACCGACGACGAGTCGGGAATTGCAATGATGGCTTTTGATGAGGCTATCACCAAATACGTAGTTGAAAAGGGTGGATTCCTTTCTCTCGCCAAGCAGATAATCAGTCGAAGGCTCATAGACGACTATCGCAAGCGCAATTCAAAAGACAATGCGATTCCGGTTGATTTTACTAATAATGGCGATAACAGAATAAAGTCGTACGAGGTAGTTTCGACCAATGAGGCATATCGGCTTGGCAGGGAATCCGAAGACAGGGCAGAGGAAATAGAAGTCTACAAAAAGGAATTGGGTTCATGGGGAATTTCATTCGATGACCTGGTTAAAAATTCTCCAAAGCATGAACGGCTTAGGCACGAATTAAAGGAATTGGCAGTGCTTTTGACACGCGACGACGATGTGATGGATGAACTAATGAGGACCCATCGCCTTCCTATAAATAAAA from Peptostreptococcaceae bacterium carries:
- the sigI gene encoding RNA polymerase sigma-I factor, which translates into the protein MGTLAERVVLSKVDRTMREELIREYMPFILSCASKQSGRYIRQGTDDESGIAMMAFDEAITKYVVEKGGFLSLAKQIISRRLIDDYRKRNSKDNAIPVDFTNNGDNRIKSYEVVSTNEAYRLGRESEDRAEEIEVYKKELGSWGISFDDLVKNSPKHERLRHELKELAVLLTRDDDVMDELMRTHRLPINKIMKKKPIPRKRLERGRIYILSLLVVLTGDYRYIREYIDWR